From the Drosophila simulans strain w501 chromosome 2L, Prin_Dsim_3.1, whole genome shotgun sequence genome, the window TTCAAACGACAATACAAACTGaggaaatacaaataattgtattttttatgcgTAAGGACCGAAGAATTGTGCTAATCATTCACAATAAGTTGCACACCTAGtctgatttatttgttgtataaattttaaatctaAGCAGTAGAGATTTATACTTAAAGACAATTGCGCAGACTATCCAGAGGATTTACTATGGGGtctaattattatttccttGTAACAACTCACAAGCGTTTACTAAATTTATGCTCGGTAAAATGTGCGAAAAATTTGAATTAGTTTTTTATCCTTGATTATCGAtatgaaaatgtttcaattaattgatttattccGTATCTGATACATGATCTATATATCTTTTctgcataaaaatttaaaaatgtaaacaaagaaatatgcatctctttaatatttaacttattaGTTCTCATTTGATTGTTTGATAGAATATTGATTTGATagaataaaaaacatttttggggATATACTTAACTATCCACCACCTCTAGAAATATAAAGATAACCAGCGATCGGTTGACGGCATTTCATAATGACAACTTTCtacaatttatttactaaagtatttgcaacattttaaCCAGCAGTTAAATTGTAGTAAGAACTTGTGTGCTTTGCATAATGTCACCGGGTAATTTTCTGTAAAATTGAACACTACTACtttgaatatatgtatacatataagtACATTAATCGAACACTGTTCAATAGGTGTTGGGTTTTAAGCAAAGAGTATTGTTGACAGGATGAAGTCAACAATCAACACCAACCAAATGGAAGAGTTACTATAAATACGTAATTAGAGGTGGGTGGATGGGGGTGGTATGAGAGACTAGAGAAAGCTTGAAAACAGTacaataaaaacagtacaGTGTTGGGGCTTGGTTTGTTGTGTTCAAAACGAAATTACGGTGATTCTAATAAAGGAATAAAGAGAGCAAAAAGATAGTAGATCGACTGAACTTAGAAGCAAGATTGCTTGATACGGGTATCTATACCTTGAAGAGATTTCGTTGCATTTGGCGTTTAGTGTGCTATCGGAGCACTTCACGGAGGCTGAGGCTGCGGGGCCATTATGGTTGATGCTGGTTTTTTGGAGTTGgtgatttttattgttggtAGCGAAGCCGATTTGGAACTTTTGAGTTTTACCCGCTGACACTGATGGCTGATAGGTTGAGGTGCTAGGGCCTagggcagcggcagcaatCGACGACTTAATATCATTATTCACCCTCGAAGCGCGCGCAGTGTGCGGTGCAAATGAGGAGGGTGTAGCTGTACCAGTGGGAATAGTGGGGACGGTAGTTAGAGAAACTGGAGGGGTTTTGAGGGTTCTAGGGGTACTAAAATCAGGAGTGCTTGACGTTGTTCTTTCTGTTAAAGTGGAATTAGTGGTCACGATGTTAAAAGACGGTAAAACGGATAGTCCCTTGGTTCGGATTGGAAATAGTGTGGCAATAGGCGTGGTATTAGGATGCAACGTCGTCGTGCTAGATTTTAAAGTGGTCGTTACTGGCCGGTCGGTGGGTAAGTACAGTTTCTTGATTTCACCGATAGCGGACCTTAATTCGGGGAGTGAATACTCATTAACGAATTGGGAATTCCCACTCTCATcgctattgctgttgctgtcacTGCCGGAAAGAAATTGCCTCAGTTGCTCAAGGACGTTGGGGGATCTGAACTTCTGTGACGATCCGTTAGGCGATGTTATGTAGCCGGAGTTTTGAAGACTATCTGCTAGTGTGTGCTCCGCCGTTTGCTGTCGGTATTTGTTAGAGTAAAGGAACTTGACAGTTGGACGTTCTGTTATTGCCACCACGTGTTCGGTGGAGCTGTAATCTATTGCAGTTTCTTTTTCGTTAATGCCATTTAGTTGCCTGTCCTCCAAAGGTTTGCTTATTAAAGCCTCGGCTCTTGGCTCGTCCGAAACGCTGGCTTCATTTTCGATTGGTTTATGTTTAAGCGACTTGCTTATTACATTTTTGGAGCCAATGGAGAGATCTTTGGCTTGAAATGTGTCCTCTAATGCCCTGTACTTTTCATGTGGCTTAGATGTTGGCCCACCTAACAAAGACCTCTGATTGCCGATCACTTGTACTCGTTGAGGCTTGGTTTTAGGCAGCGGAATGGGATCATATCCTCCGAGCAATCTAAGCTTGGGTGCATAAGTCGTGGGCTCGTCCCCGCTGTCCCCGAGACTGTTTAAAGTGGCCGCCGTGTATCGAGAGCGCCCACGGGCAGGCTTTGGGGACTGTGATATGTGGATGGCAGAGGAAGCGATTATGGCAGAAACGGTTGTTGAATCTTCAGTCGACGTAATTTCTATAGGAGGTGGTTTCATGGTAGTAGTTGTTGTAGTCGTGGTAGTGGTTCGCAGCATACTTGGAGCAGGACGCTGAGGACTGAATGTGCTTAGTATAGCGTCGCTGACACTAAAGTTGCGTGCGTTTCCTGTCTCCATCGTGGCCAAAACATCTTTACTAGAGTTTCTAACAGACGCCATCATAAAAAGATTCTTTCGTGACTTTGCCGTAGTCTGGAGGAACTCCGAAAAGGCAGGAGCGTTTGTGTACCGGGGTCTGGTTGTGGTCCGTAGTtgatgatggtggtgctgGCGATCTTCATGAAGCAAGTTCTCTAGGCTCTTGTACGGTGAGACAAAATGCATAGCAGGGTTGGCTGTTACACGATTTGGACTTTCCCTAAAATAATTGGAACGCGGCAAATAACCCGCTCTTGGTAGAAAATCCTGTTCTAGGCTAGGCTGCGCCGCAGATTTTGATGTTGTAATGTCTCTGGTAGTGCTGCTAGACTCAGCTACATTTTTAGAAGTTGTAGGAGGAGATGTAGTTGTGGTAACACTAGTAGATGTGCTGAAAGTTGCGACTGTTGGTCTATGAAGTGCTTGTTGAATGATGGGCCTTCCACTACGCCAAATGAGAAGTGGTGGAGCGTATGTTGTAGGTTTGATGTCGACGAACTTCTGAAACAAGTCAGCCAGTGTTGTTGGGCTTGTTGTGGTTGTGCTGGTGGAAAAACTCTTCGTCTTTGTGATCATTGGCTCCATATGCAAACTAAAACCTTTTGATCCACTTTGAAGACTATATTGTAGGGGCTTACTTGGTCGTGTTGTGCTTGTGCTTTCCATTTCTTCCGTTGGTGCTCTCATTTCACCCTTTGTGGGAACTTTGAAACTTTGTGGAGGTACATCAGAATCTACGTATTTCTGAAAACGTTTGGGCTGTGGTTCTGTGTTCCGTGAGCTCGAATCGAACGAGTTGTCATTTTCTCGAAAAGGAATATCCCTGTTAACAAGATTATCTGGCACTTCATTCAGCCGAATGCCACTCGGGCTTGTACCATACGCTGCGGCATTAATAAAATCTAGGAACTTTGACGATGTAGTGGTTTCAAAGGAGCGACTCTTCGGCGGATCAACCGTCTGATTAATTGTATGACTCTTTTCAAAGGCACTTTCAACGTTGTCCGGGCTGCTATTACCGGAGTTGTCCTTTACCAGGGGCCTTTGCGTGGTGGTGGGCGGGGGAGTTAGGGAAGTAATTCGAGCTGAATCTTGGTCTGGAACTGATTCCGAACTTGTGGACTGTTGGGGCGAGTTTGAAAGGTTTTGAGCTTGTGGGTAACCGGTGAAATTTATCCTAGGCTGACTGCTTTGCACTACTCTTGCCAACGACTTAGCAACTTGTTGTAGTTTTGATTGGAGAAAAGGATTTGAATTATAAGTAAGGTGATTAGGAAAAGGTGTGGAGCTGGTCGCGGTCGTGTGAGAGGTACTGGAAGCTTTTGTGGTTGTTTTTGACTTGTCGGGAATATGTTGTTTATATGGCTTATTTGCATGCGCTTTCGAGCTGTTGAAGAGACGTGTATTGGAATAAGTAATCACATAAGTGTTAgtaacttatttaaatacgtATAGAGTCACCTATTTGCCTAGCCTTTTGGTTCTCAGattttttaatacattttgggtttttgttatCGTTTTCGGTTGGGATATAATCTGAGACAACTGCATTTAACGAATAGAAGCATGCTCATGCGTACCTATATTTCGGATAACCTAAACATTATCTTATGAATAGTCATGCAATATATGTGAGTACTTAATCATATTAGAAGgagaaataaaaccaaaataaagtAACATAAGTGTCTAAACAGTCAGCATAGCTTTAGATCCCTGTCACGACGCAAAATATGagtatataaaaatgttttaagttCCGATGTAACTTCGCTGACGCTGTAGATAAATGCATAACATTGCCCTTAGTGTAACTGTGTGATAGCCAAAATTTTAAGCTGCAAGTGGTTTGTAAATATGATATATTACAAGCTTCATAAAAATCGGTTTATGGCTGATCCGCGATTACGTAGAAAGGCGACTGGCAGAGATACTTTTGTTCAGATGTTGTTTCAGGAAGCGATTCCAATGAATAGGTAAAATACCTTGTaagtttttttgttgtcgttgGAGGAAATGTGGATGTGGTTGTTATTGTTGAGGACTGCGTGAACGTAACAGCATGTGTTGTGGTGTTGGAACTCCTTCCTGGCTTCTGGCTTCCGTTATGTGGCGGTGTCGATTTCGTTTTTTGCGATCGTGTTGGTGGAGTCGCGGTGTTCTTGTCGGTATGACCCACAACATTGGCAATTAGGTCAAAGTCTTCGCTACCGGTATGGGGCCTAGACTTGACTTCGGTTAGTAAACGATCCCTCTGGTCATTGTCTTCTGCCGACCCATAGGCGTAGTCGCTAGACCCGCGCTTCGGAGCATAGGGTGTGGTCAGCGTTTCGTAGTATGTGAGTACTTCCGGTGGGGATGCTGTCGTTGTTAGAGTGACAGTGCTCGAGTGGCTGGCTCGGGTATCCAGTTTTTGTATGGCCACATGTTCTGCCCTGATAGATAAATGTATTGTGGTTGGGTGTATAGGTATTGGCTTTGTGGTTGTGTAGAAATTTTGATGCATGTGTAGTGAGAATATGAAGTTTTACACTTGGTAGGGTTCTAACTAGTTTTGCGGGACGAGGTCTAAGGGATACTTCTTATTGCAGGAACTTTCCATGCGTGCAAGGCTGACTGTTTTTCTGGGATTGAGTTTTTTCGTGGATGATCtcttttaaaatgctttttaaattaaggaaTTCCGCGGGCTCAAAGCATTCAATTGGAATTACTTACCTTTGAGGAGAACGTGTTGGCTGATCGTACGTATTATCCTGTTCAATCTAAAATGACAGGTAAACATAAAATTCTTagcatttatatatgtatacatatatattgtttgtGAAAAGAAACGGTATTTAAAAGTGACAATATGAAAAATACCAATATAAATTTGTCTGTACCTGACCATTAATATCCTCATCGTAGTCTGTATTGTACGCTGGCTGGTTTTCGTAAGGGGGGGGCTTCGGAGTGGCGGGGAGCTCTAAGGGACGGTAGGTTGGGTGGGCCTGCTGCTGGCGAACTGCCGACTGATACTGCGGCGTAGGTggtttctgctgctcctgtgaCTGTTGCTGATGGTACTCTAGATCCCTATATAAATCGATATCGTCGTCGTAAACCGAATAATAGGATGTGTCATATGAATGTGTTGGGGCTTgtgcctgctgctgatgttgttctTGTGGTGGCGCTTGTTGGAATGGTGTTGGTTGtaactgttgttgttggtgttgctgctgtggttgGTAGCTGCCCCCATGATTAAATGTAGATGCATTGTAGTAGTTACGATTGGGCTCTGACTGTTGCGGCGGGGCTGCTGGCGTGGGCTGTACAAATATATTAGCGGGTTGCGGTGTCCCTAGCGATGACGGTGAAGGCGACTCAACTCTGTtcaagttgttgtttttgttgttgatggATTGTGAGAGTAGAGTTGTCGAATAAATAGcgaaaattatatacattgGCAAAAATTCACAAAACGTTATAGGGTACATTAATGAGAGACAGGTGGTTTTTGTAAATAGGACAGATATATGTTAAATAAGATTTTaagaaaaattatacaaaacaaTAAGTAAAAAATATGGAAGATGAAATGAATAATTGAAAGCGATTAGCACAAGAAATTAGCTGGGGTTAGCGTTAAAATTATGGTTACAGTTAAAGGAGCCCAGTCCAGAACATTTGTTTAGTCAACTGTACAGCTTGATATTTTCGTTACGTGAATTGCTTAGTAGTGGGTCTTATCGTATACGTATAAACGGTTTTGCCGATGAGTTGGCGGAGCGGTGTAGAATATATGGTATATTTACATAGAACACTTGTTTTCTGTATTCACTAAATTCTTGTGTATCTGTGTAGCGGCACTATTTAATTCAACAATCAGAGATTTGTCTCGGCTCATATAGCTACCTGTGTCTTTCTGGGCTTGAGCCGGCATGTATTGAGTTTAGTGGAAGGCCGCCCGGGTTGCTCTGCTTGCTTGAGTTTAAGACAACGGCACTGTTTTCGGtatgattatttatttccttttgttCTTGGACTGGTGACGTCGTCTTCCATTTTTGTTGTCCTCTTATGCCTGGTCGGATAGTTGTATAACGCACGCGAGTTGGCTGCTGTTCTGTACTGGAGGAGATAGGCCTTGGATGGGAGGTTGGGCGCACACTGCGTGGAGTTGTGAATACTTTGGTACTGGATTGTGGGGCGTTTGGTTCCGGGAGCTTGGGCAGCCGCTGCTTTAGTTCTTGGAAGATGTCACTAGGAAAGCTAATGAATGAGGGCACGTCGGCCTCAGCACCGGCTTGATTCACCTGGGTGAAGGTGGGAAACGGACGTcgagttgttgttgcctccaGAAAACCCGTCTGGAAACTGGCTGGACCTTTTCCTGGCGATTCAGTATTGGGCCTTGCTGTAGCTAAATGTCGGCGGGGAGGGGCCATGGTCTCGGACACTGGCATATAAGGGGGCATTTGAGACGGAGGCAATATGTCTTCATCCTCTTCGTAATCCTCGTCATAATAATCGACACTCTTGATGGTCGTGGTGGTTGGCATTCGTATTAAAGTGGTTGATGTGTTGTAGACAGTGCTTTGGCTAGAGTTCCGCGAGTTGAGTTGATTCTGTATGCCCTTAATAAAATGTTCGTAGCCTTTCAGTATCCTTATGGGAGTCGGAGTGCTCTGCGTGGGAAGTGTCGGATCGGGTTTTATGCGTTTTTTGTACGCTGGTGTGTTCGGCTTGATGTCTACCTGGGTGGTCGTAGTTGTGCTGTTCAAGGTGCTGGTACTCCCAGTTACGGGGCGACGATTAACCAGCGGATTGggtaaatttatatttccgTTATTGTCAGTACTAAgctctttgaaatattttatcaacGGATTAACAGCCGGGTTGACACTGGACAAATCGCTTTCCTTAAGATTGGCCATGAACTCGTTGATGTTAAACTGAAAGTTTGTCAGTTTTGACTTAGGCGTTGTAGTAGGCACATCGGAAAGCACTGTTGCTGATGTGCTGACAGATTTAGTGAACGTTTGGTAGGATTCTGGAatggtgctgttgctggcgtAGCTAATGCCTTCGGGAAGAAGAGCAAATGGGGCTTGCTGCAGACCATTAGGTATTTTGTAGGTTAAATTTGGGGCAGATACCACGTTAATACTCTGAGTCACCTGAAGCGGCGTGACTGGGGGCCGAACTTTAACTGCAGAATGACCGATCTGGTTTGGAGGAGCTGTGCTAAAGACACCCTTCATTTTCTGATTAGCAACAATGTTGTACTGAAAGTAGTTGCTCTCCGTCGTGCTGTCATGTCCGTTAGAGGCGATACTATACTGGGATACCAACTTCCCGGGATAGTTGGGATTAAAGGAGGCTTTACCCGGTTTTTGGTTGTTGTAGAATCCGCCCATTGTGCTGTATTGACCATTTGGTGTAACCTGTTGTGAGAGCTTGGACGCGTCTACTGGGGAGTAGTAAGTGGTGCTAATTGTGGGTACGGGTGTGACTGCTTGAGTGGGTACCGGACTCATTGGTTGATTGTCCAGACGGAAGTACGCAAAGTTATCACTCTGAAGGTGCTTGCGCTGTTCTTTTAGCTCCTTCAACTGTTGTATCAGATAAGGGAGCAGGTCGCCAGCGTTAGAATGGTGCTGTTTGCTGTTGGGCGAACGAGGACTAGTTTGAGCTGCACCGGCAGCTTCGTAGTAGCTACCAGCTATGGGACGAAAGTCATCCTCCAGCGGCGGTGGGGGCAACGAAAGATTGTATCCGGTATAAGGCAATTTGTGCTTTTTCTGAGAGAGTGGCCCAGCAGAAGCCAattgatgttgctgatgcaCGTATGAGTGGTATCCGGGTAGATGATTGTAGTTAGGGTTGCCGTACGGCTGTTGATTGTGGACAGGATTGGTATTGGGAGGTGTGAGGTATGGATTATAACTTCCAAAGCTGTATCCCGTTTGCTGAGAAACCTGTGGGAGGGGGGGTGAGTCAATGGCGCGGTAGTTTTGTACCGGCCACTTCAGTGATGTATGTGAAATAGGTCGCAGCTGGCGTGGTCGTCTCTTCGACTCACCCGTGGCCACATCATCCTCGTCTTCATATCCATCCATTAACTGGCTGTCTTCGCCAGGAATTTCTTTGAAGTCGAATTCCATTGCGTTCTCGCTTTTTAGCTGACGTATTTTTGAAGAGTATTTACGCATCCTACCATTTGCCGGCGCACCATCGTTTAAGCGTTCTTGTGAAGTTTTTGAAGTATCAGTAGAATCAGAAAGCTCTGTAGGGCTAGCATGCTCCAACACTTCCCTTGAACAATTTGTGTCGTTGTGATACTTTTCTTCTGTAACTTTTGTCGGCTGGGCACTAAGGTCGCGGCGTTTGCGTCGCCTACTTTCATCAAGTCGGTTGTAGGACAGTTCGAGCGTCTGGTCGTCCTGCAGGCTTTTGCTGTTCGTGTACAGTGTTTTTTCCAAAAGCGTAATGGTTGTCCGGAGTTTAAGTCGGAGTGTAGATGTGTCGGTGTCGGTTGGTGCAAAAAGATAGCGCAGTATGCGTTATATGAGAGAAAAGAGCATGTAACATAATGAATTGCTTAGAATTTGGCTAGCATCAATAAAGTAGTGTCTTCGATTAGAAAGCAACGATAGTGAGATCTGAGCTACTTGTGGCAGGAATAACAGCTTACCTATAGGCGGTCCCAAAAGCGTAAGATCCGATTTTTCCAGTTTGAGGAATAGAATTGATACTAGCTTGGTGAATAATACCATCGCGATCGCGTTGAACTTGACTAACGGTACTGGGTTGGCCTCGATACACTCTCTGCTGACGGTCGGACTCCTCTTCTTCCACAGGCGGCAACGATTCCTGCGCATCGGCATACAGCTAAATtacaacaaatatataaattttttttcgtttttaaaagttaatttgtttgaaaagtttaaaattataaatcacTAAATAGAAAGTTTATGTACCTACCAGAAATTTTGTGAAGTGGACTActatgtactatatatacacgaaaaaacgaaaatctGCTGTTCGATCTTAAggagtaaaacaaaaatcgaagGGTAGCGTAAAAACTAACGAGAATGCATAGTAAGACTTAATGGTTCACGAGAAAAAGCGGCGAAAgagtaatattttaaatattgaaattgtgGTTATGAGTCTGTAAAAAGTACCCATTGATTGACACCAAATTATATGATTGAAAAGATATTGTTCTAATTGGGaatggattttttttaaaccttCCCTCGTATGTTTGTAtgtttctttaatttaatcacTGCAAGGGCATGTAAACCTCGACTTGGTTAgttttatataggcaattgAAAGAATGATCCCCCAAAATAATTCCTAATTTTGTCTTCGAATTCATGTGAGTTACCTTTGCAATGTCCTCCTGGGAGTCGATCAGCGGCTTTGGTTGACCACGCGACGTGATTACCGGGTTTGGTGACACTCGCAGTTCCGGTGGGGGAGGCGGTATATTCTGCACCTGTGCCTGTATTACCTGGGGTGGAGAACGATGGTACTGTGGCGGCACCGTGGCCGTCTTCTGTGTGCCACCCTGACTGCTGAAAGCGGCTCCAAAGCGTATTCGGCTTGGTACGTGCTGTGCATGGGGTTCTCTTTGCCTCTGGACCTGACTTTGTGCAATGTTGCGCTCGGAGGATGTGTCCGCCAACTCGCAGCCGACGTTTCGCGGCCAGTCGCAGGTCTGTAGGTCGTGCGAGTACATCAACCCGCCAGTGCAACTTTCAAGCAGCGCTCCTCCAAAGACGCACACGTAGTATTGGGTGCAATCTGATGGGTGCGGATAGTATCCGAACTCCTCAGGGCAGTCGAAGCTGGGGCCATTGGAGTTGTCGGTCTTGACGTTGGTCCCGAAGCTGCGGGAGCTGGTTACGCGTGAggttcttttgttttgtgcctcTATGGGTTCTAGAAAAAAAGATTGTATTGAAAGAAGTTTTTACGACAGTACcaattctatttattaaggtttcaaaaggaatcgttcagtaattcctctgaacttaacctaatgtgtgataaagataaatgagaccaagtggtatcttaattataaagtacaaaagaaagaaaaatctagtctatttatcaattacttaaaatgtaatatgttatgttatcctccgggtaaggagatcgctggggtgtaccctcttcagtcttcggagggagatgggatcagctaggatggttgctagtcggttcgggtgggccataagcctgtcggcataacggctgctgtggaaattaatctgatccccaagaagggtaactttcagatctctttcgatgaccatgttcgtcacgtaccaggggagcc encodes:
- the LOC6730395 gene encoding uncharacterized protein LOC6730395 isoform X13, with product MKYSTSRLNILCLLGLCLLLFKTEPIEAQNKRTSRVTSSRSFGTNVKTDNSNGPSFDCPEEFGYYPHPSDCTQYYVCVFGGALLESCTGGLMYSHDLQTCDWPRNVGCELADTSSERNIAQSQVQRQREPHAQHVPSRIRFGAAFSSQGGTQKTATVPPQYHRSPPQVIQAQVQNIPPPPPELRVSPNPVITSRGQPKPLIDSQEDIAKLYADAQESLPPVEEEESDRQQRVYRGQPSTVSQVQRDRDGIIHQASINSIPQTGKIGSYAFGTAYSKSLQDDQTLELSYNRLDESRRRKRRDLSAQPTKVTEEKYHNDTNCSREVLEHASPTELSDSTDTSKTSQERLNDGAPANGRMRKYSSKIRQLKSENAMEFDFKEIPGEDSQLMDGYEDEDDVATGESKRRPRQLRPISHTSLKWPVQNYRAIDSPPLPQVSQQTGYSFGSYNPYLTPPNTNPVHNQQPYGNPNYNHLPGYHSYVHQQHQLASAGPLSQKKHKLPYTGYNLSLPPPPLEDDFRPIAGSYYEAAGAAQTSPRSPNSKQHHSNAGDLLPYLIQQLKELKEQRKHLQSDNFAYFRLDNQPMSPVPTQAVTPVPTISTTYYSPVDASKLSQQVTPNGQYSTMGGFYNNQKPGKASFNPNYPGKLVSQYSIASNGHDSTTESNYFQYNIVANQKMKGVFSTAPPNQIGHSAVKVRPPVTPLQVTQSINVVSAPNLTYKIPNGLQQAPFALLPEGISYASNSTIPESYQTFTKSVSTSATVLSDVPTTTPKSKLTNFQFNINEFMANLKESDLSSVNPAVNPLIKYFKELSTDNNGNINLPNPLVNRRPVTGSTSTLNSTTTTTQVDIKPNTPAYKKRIKPDPTLPTQSTPTPIRILKGYEHFIKGIQNQLNSRNSSQSTVYNTSTTLIRMPTTTTIKSVDYYDEDYEEDEDILPPSQMPPYMPVSETMAPPRRHLATARPNTESPGKGPASFQTGFLEATTTRRPFPTFTQVNQAGAEADVPSFISFPSDIFQELKQRLPKLPEPNAPQSSTKVFTTPRSVRPTSHPRPISSSTEQQPTRVRYTTIRPGIRGQQKWKTTSPVQEQKEINNHTENSAVVLNSSKQSNPGGLPLNSIHAGSSPERHRVESPSPSSLGTPQPANIFVQPTPAAPPQQSEPNRNYYNASTFNHGGSYQPQQQHQQQQLQPTPFQQAPPQEQHQQQAQAPTHSYDTSYYSVYDDDIDLYRDLEYHQQQSQEQQKPPTPQYQSAVRQQQAHPTYRPLELPATPKPPPYENQPAYNTDYDEDINGQIEQDNTYDQPTRSPQRNRGSAMYSNQDRDLISTPNRGTHPPRTRPTLKPSGIIVSKAQEFVDIYRYPPSRPDPIYPQPTPDKTAAKCRKDVCLLPDCYCGGKDIPGELPAESIPQIVLLTFDDSVNDLNKQLYTDLFEKGRVNPNGCPITATFYVSHEWTDYSQVQNLYADGHEMASHTVSHSFGEQFSQKKWTREIAGQREILAAYGGVKMSDVRGMRAPFLSVGGNKMYKMLYDSNFTYDSSMPVYENRPPSWPYTLDYKIFHDCMIPPCPTRSYPGVWQVPMVMWQDLNGGRCSMGDACSNPSDADGVTKMIMKNFERHYTTNRAPFGLFYHAAWFTQPHHKEGFIKFLDAINAMQDVWIITNWQALQWVRDPTPISRINSFQPFQCDYSDRPKRCNNPKVCNLWHKSGVRYMKTCQPCPDIYPWTGKSGIRSSRIDNEVEEPAA
- the LOC6730395 gene encoding uncharacterized protein LOC6730395 isoform X12, whose protein sequence is MKYSTSRLNILCLLGLCLLLFKTEPIEAQNKRTSRVTSSRSFGTNVKTDNSNGPSFDCPEEFGYYPHPSDCTQYYVCVFGGALLESCTGGLMYSHDLQTCDWPRNVGCELADTSSERNIAQSQVQRQREPHAQHVPSRIRFGAAFSSQGGTQKTATVPPQYHRSPPQVIQAQVQNIPPPPPELRVSPNPVITSRGQPKPLIDSQEDIAKLYADAQESLPPVEEEESDRQQRVYRGQPSTVSQVQRDRDGIIHQASINSIPQTGKIGSYAFGTAYSKSLQDDQTLELSYNRLDESRRRKRRDLSAQPTKVTEEKYHNDTNCSREVLEHASPTELSDSTDTSKTSQERLNDGAPANGRMRKYSSKIRQLKSENAMEFDFKEIPGEDSQLMDGYEDEDDVATGESKRRPRQLRPISHTSLKWPVQNYRAIDSPPLPQVSQQTGYSFGSYNPYLTPPNTNPVHNQQPYGNPNYNHLPGYHSYVHQQHQLASAGPLSQKKHKLPYTGYNLSLPPPPLEDDFRPIAGSYYEAAGAAQTSPRSPNSKQHHSNAGDLLPYLIQQLKELKEQRKHLQSDNFAYFRLDNQPMSPVPTQAVTPVPTISTTYYSPVDASKLSQQVTPNGQYSTMGGFYNNQKPGKASFNPNYPGKLVSQYSIASNGHDSTTESNYFQYNIVANQKMKGVFSTAPPNQIGHSAVKVRPPVTPLQVTQSINVVSAPNLTYKIPNGLQQAPFALLPEGISYASNSTIPESYQTFTKSVSTSATVLSDVPTTTPKSKLTNFQFNINEFMANLKESDLSSVNPAVNPLIKYFKELSTDNNGNINLPNPLVNRRPVTGSTSTLNSTTTTTQVDIKPNTPAYKKRIKPDPTLPTQSTPTPIRILKGYEHFIKGIQNQLNSRNSSQSTVYNTSTTLIRMPTTTTIKSVDYYDEDYEEDEDILPPSQMPPYMPVSETMAPPRRHLATARPNTESPGKGPASFQTGFLEATTTRRPFPTFTQVNQAGAEADVPSFISFPSDIFQELKQRLPKLPEPNAPQSSTKVFTTPRSVRPTSHPRPISSSTEQQPTRVRYTTIRPGIRGQQKWKTTSPVQEQKEINNHTENSAVVLNSSKQSNPGGLPLNSIHAGSSPERHRVESPSPSSLGTPQPANIFVQPTPAAPPQQSEPNRNYYNASTFNHGGSYQPQQQHQQQQLQPTPFQQAPPQEQHQQQAQAPTHSYDTSYYSVYDDDIDLYRDLEYHQQQSQEQQKPPTPQYQSAVRQQQAHPTYRPLELPATPKPPPYENQPAYNTDYDEDINGQIEQDNTYDQPTRSPQRNNNRNRGSAMYSNQDRDLISTPNRGTHPPRTRPTLKPSGIIVSKAQEFVDIYRYPPSRPDPIYPQPTPDKTAAKCRKDVCLLPDCYCGGKDIPGELPAESIPQIVLLTFDDSVNDLNKQLYTDLFEKGRVNPNGCPITATFYVSHEWTDYSQVQNLYADGHEMASHTVSHSFGEQFSQKKWTREIAGQREILAAYGGVKMSDVRGMRAPFLSVGGNKMYKMLYDSNFTYDSSMPVYENRPPSWPYTLDYKIFHDCMIPPCPTRSYPGVWQVPMVMWQDLNGGRCSMGDACSNPSDADGVTKMIMKNFERHYTTNRAPFGLFYHAAWFTQPHHKEGFIKFLDAINAMQDVWIITNWQALQWVRDPTPISRINSFQPFQCDYSDRPKRCNNPKVCNLWHKSGVRYMKTCQPCPDIYPWTGKSGIRSSRIDNEVEEPAA